The Sphingomonas sanxanigenens DSM 19645 = NX02 genome includes a region encoding these proteins:
- a CDS encoding DUF1697 domain-containing protein: MTRWVALLRGINVGGHRQVPMAALRALCGELGFEDPRTYIASGNAMFGSTEDAETIAIALEAALPGRFGFACDVIVRSAAQWRACLQANPFEGDADALPKMLHLALPRRILKPGAGKAIAERAQAGERISEAGGALWIDYGSGGVANTKLSPAFIDTCAGSTVTARNLKSVEAIDALLHDR; the protein is encoded by the coding sequence ATGACGCGCTGGGTGGCGCTGCTGCGCGGGATCAACGTCGGCGGCCATCGCCAGGTGCCGATGGCCGCCCTGCGGGCGCTGTGCGGCGAACTCGGCTTCGAGGATCCCCGGACCTATATCGCCAGCGGCAACGCAATGTTCGGGTCGACCGAGGATGCCGAGACGATCGCGATCGCGCTTGAAGCGGCGCTGCCCGGGCGCTTCGGCTTCGCCTGCGACGTCATCGTCCGCAGCGCCGCCCAATGGCGCGCGTGTCTGCAAGCCAATCCCTTCGAGGGCGATGCCGATGCGCTGCCGAAGATGCTCCACCTCGCCCTCCCCCGCCGCATATTGAAGCCGGGTGCCGGCAAAGCGATCGCCGAGCGGGCGCAGGCGGGCGAACGGATCAGCGAAGCCGGTGGCGCGCTGTGGATCGACTATGGCAGCGGCGGCGTCGCGAATACCAAGCTTTCGCCGGCCTTTATCGACACATGCGCGGGATCGACCGTCACCGCGCGCAACCTCAAGTCCGTCGAAGCGATCGACGCGCTGCTCCACGATCGCTGA
- the gmk gene encoding guanylate kinase, with translation MPESSASVRDPFRRRGVLFVLSSPSGAGKSTIARKLLAAEPGLEMSVSATTRAMRPGEVDGKDYHFVDIERFRHMANNGEFLEWAHVFGHRYGTPHEPVDRALEQGRDVLFDIDWQGAQQLFQQAGGDVVRVFILPPGLDELRRRLIARGTDSMDVINARMERAAAEIGHWDGYDYVLVNDDVEHCFNCVQTILRAERLKRSRQQGLIGFIRSMVKER, from the coding sequence ATGCCCGAGTCCTCCGCTTCGGTTCGCGACCCGTTCAGGCGTCGCGGCGTCCTCTTTGTCCTTTCATCGCCTTCCGGTGCCGGCAAGTCCACCATCGCGCGCAAGCTGCTTGCGGCGGAACCGGGGCTCGAAATGTCGGTCTCCGCGACCACTCGCGCCATGCGGCCGGGCGAAGTCGACGGGAAGGACTATCATTTCGTCGACATCGAACGCTTTCGCCACATGGCGAACAATGGCGAGTTCCTGGAATGGGCGCACGTCTTCGGCCATCGCTACGGCACGCCGCACGAGCCCGTCGACCGCGCGCTGGAGCAGGGCCGCGACGTGCTGTTCGACATCGACTGGCAGGGCGCGCAGCAGCTTTTCCAGCAGGCCGGCGGCGATGTCGTCCGCGTCTTCATACTGCCGCCGGGGCTCGACGAGCTGCGCCGCCGCCTGATCGCGCGCGGCACCGACAGCATGGACGTGATCAACGCGCGGATGGAGCGGGCGGCCGCCGAGATCGGCCACTGGGACGGCTACGACTATGTGCTGGTCAACGACGATGTCGAGCATTGCTTCAACTGCGTGCAGACCATTCTGCGCGCCGAGCGCCTGAAGCGCAGCCGCCAGCAGGGGCT